A region of Pyxidicoccus parkwaysis DNA encodes the following proteins:
- a CDS encoding flagellar export protein FliJ, with the protein MASLAFENRNGLSVLPATAVAGLPQEVVLSGLRSAAQGWEGTAVGGLFDGLPVTVSQTDGVIRLGAVAPDGWLLSQAFPSLRSSPLAKLPFSEARLDVDGNGVAISGMLHAQNALPLEGDIRVTGRVSFGTEGPSFLLATAPVDSLELGPVRLSGVRLELMGVAEGVARLVGVARLGGRDFQLEARLGDPRGALRFGVAVADGDVLSLADVAGWLDGLSVPELPEELGSAADSFGLERLVFTVDPVGSPKLRAFSISLRTGKRWELFGSGERSFAVESVVVTVGVVLAPLRQVSVRMTGQMSLGTALLEASVGWPDFQVSAGLALESTLDVREALAVFADLPEDAVPETTLKALRLDLAPRNRRFSVEVEAAGSWKVDLGELTTLTVEGASLLLDVGPDETLLAVAGTVRVADVYCELFGQLADSVLTFGLKIPSISLSGLMGLLLGDAELPPEVSDVMLSDVALTVTPAHKAFVADVTVSGSWPIGVGDAAAGRLVVHVAGGKGVDGVFRSTGRLELSGEGPFPVVDGFQVDRIGIVLEKAATGWTVGGTLGATVFDHALTLAVSTSTATPGTTTATPDTTAQPQGAQTATGPQATSTPAAATRTTRFEVLLKDPLSAQLGDASLSLSRVALEVVRGATQGGKLTVAGRLSLLPLLDLGGTLIFEDGPTKTGFQFRPEGTSLRLPLPIPGSTPEPELVLTLAELAVAREQGRWTARLNTTGDVHSLPASVQQRLPLPVRVRLEVGPTSFVEVRPLLPAQTLPLPTIEVAGARVSLGSLGLEIAALRVELATSWTVGAELGLGLPPELNNMFGQCDGQPRVRFFRTWTPDAPPQSMVRARIDLDTAQGLRVQLLTSPLQAMTFTQVGTQTWCTLDMGDFGAARLLVPAIAYDGASFLAQGGWEQLRPLSLPMEPLKSLLSACGMEALADSFPDAVPLREVKLLDAQGRLRTDALERFLSDAGVPVPDEVRKALDVVAERFEHLPDTFKRYLDIVVPDRFRFDFGATPDGSARIRVETTGAPLRLLLPMAGPLGPRLMGVELRKLVFGELMSGTLAVLQIDATFDTFDLLTLAAVLLLPLESLPLMKDPRGLRNQVVLDDLLMVILYQAGVPVPVPVFFDEVALRYQGLEGLSLETSFRFPTPALSPSAAMSLFRQFESFFTQRDALLDPDAVPADADLAFTIGPNWFQLPPYLGGATLGTKDGLAPLRVWPSMARLLNWAKTLDMEQLVAAIPREVRVGSVDVRFVGLGIAVHWAVTTLTELRGQPDLLPGGRVISMDGLVPEGAKGVVAVLGGSVGIGQKLMLAADFGLMGSTQGMETGFRFEGNLADGLLALSMNGRVAITPEQEPAFAVQGALALTADGSPVLTGSVSATDSRFELEAMLDLLPGVPQLQVGGQVRGHLDSDSFLLQGTARVTVAGWDALGALSTTVSSDGALLQGTLLGQTLQLALARPSRVPDLPPGFEQSKLVLSARLDGGLQLPGFSLGNSARVVVGGDASGRPRLVVGARVSLLDLADARAVVELSAAGFAFRAEGRVFELFQARVDASGASLTSVKDFQVAVDLSLGDFFTVLAKACADAIRDAASVAAAAVRAGGTTLDAARGTLTAAEGTLTGAQKVLDAAKEALRLATRTMDAAKAGLSTARGALAAAEKAVEVAAQAVEAAKSSLSVAQGGLGAAQKSVKVAEDALDVANDAAKAANKAKNSFLDAIGDVAKYLLPEKDRKKLDRLIDDAKRKSDLADAAKRDLAAAMGKLSVVQQQIATAERDISKWGAEFDRASKAVLSQTEAVRQAEAQVTQASADVERAQRDVDSKQQDVDAAKRALDGAKKKVRDVQDQVVQAQRRADRLADLIRRDAGTVPLVKVESASFRGQLDTVSGGRVSLAVRLGVLGDKPQSLQVSYDFHNPSEDVKALVERLLGLPPLPLFS; encoded by the coding sequence GCGCCGTGGCGCCGGACGGCTGGCTCCTGTCCCAGGCCTTCCCGAGCCTCCGGTCGTCCCCGCTCGCGAAGCTGCCCTTCTCTGAGGCGAGGCTGGACGTGGATGGCAACGGGGTCGCCATCTCCGGGATGCTGCATGCGCAGAACGCGCTCCCGCTGGAGGGCGACATTCGCGTCACCGGCCGCGTGAGCTTCGGGACGGAGGGGCCGTCCTTCCTCCTCGCGACGGCGCCCGTGGACTCGCTGGAGCTGGGGCCGGTGCGCCTGTCCGGAGTGCGGCTGGAATTGATGGGCGTCGCCGAGGGCGTGGCCCGGCTGGTAGGCGTGGCGCGACTGGGCGGTAGGGACTTTCAATTGGAAGCGCGGCTCGGTGACCCGCGAGGCGCGCTGCGCTTCGGCGTGGCGGTGGCGGACGGGGACGTGCTCTCGCTGGCCGATGTGGCCGGGTGGCTGGACGGGCTGTCGGTACCGGAGCTGCCGGAGGAGTTGGGCTCGGCGGCGGACAGCTTCGGGTTGGAGCGGCTGGTGTTCACGGTGGACCCGGTGGGCTCGCCCAAGCTGCGGGCCTTCTCCATCAGCCTGCGGACGGGCAAGCGGTGGGAGCTGTTCGGCTCGGGCGAGCGCAGCTTCGCGGTGGAGTCCGTCGTGGTGACGGTGGGCGTGGTGCTGGCGCCGCTCCGTCAGGTGTCCGTGCGGATGACCGGACAGATGAGCCTGGGCACCGCGCTGCTGGAGGCGAGTGTCGGGTGGCCGGACTTCCAGGTGAGCGCGGGGCTGGCACTGGAGAGCACGCTGGACGTGCGCGAGGCGCTGGCGGTGTTCGCGGACCTGCCCGAGGACGCTGTGCCCGAGACGACGCTGAAGGCGCTCAGGCTCGACCTGGCGCCGCGCAACCGTCGCTTCTCCGTGGAGGTGGAGGCGGCGGGCTCGTGGAAGGTGGACCTGGGCGAGCTGACCACGCTGACCGTGGAAGGCGCATCCCTGTTGCTGGACGTGGGGCCGGACGAGACGTTGCTCGCGGTGGCCGGCACCGTGAGGGTGGCGGATGTCTATTGCGAGCTGTTCGGTCAGCTCGCGGACTCCGTGCTGACGTTCGGGCTGAAGATTCCGAGCATCTCTCTCAGTGGGTTGATGGGCCTGCTGCTGGGCGACGCCGAGCTGCCGCCGGAAGTCTCCGACGTGATGCTGTCCGACGTGGCGCTCACCGTGACGCCCGCGCACAAGGCCTTCGTGGCGGACGTCACGGTGTCCGGCTCGTGGCCCATCGGCGTGGGCGATGCGGCGGCGGGACGGCTCGTGGTGCATGTGGCGGGAGGAAAGGGCGTTGATGGCGTCTTCCGGTCGACGGGCCGGCTGGAGTTGTCCGGTGAGGGGCCGTTCCCCGTGGTGGATGGCTTCCAGGTGGACCGCATTGGCATCGTGCTGGAGAAGGCCGCGACGGGCTGGACGGTGGGTGGCACGCTGGGCGCCACCGTCTTCGACCACGCGCTGACGTTGGCGGTCTCCACCAGCACGGCGACACCGGGCACCACGACAGCAACACCAGACACCACTGCGCAGCCCCAGGGTGCGCAGACTGCGACGGGGCCCCAGGCGACATCCACACCAGCAGCGGCGACGCGGACGACACGCTTCGAAGTGCTTCTGAAAGACCCACTGTCCGCGCAGCTCGGAGACGCGAGCCTGTCGCTGTCACGGGTGGCGCTGGAGGTGGTGCGGGGCGCGACGCAGGGCGGAAAGCTGACGGTGGCTGGGCGACTGTCCCTCCTGCCGCTGCTCGACCTGGGAGGCACGCTCATCTTCGAGGACGGGCCGACGAAGACCGGCTTCCAGTTCAGACCCGAGGGCACCTCGCTTCGGCTACCGCTTCCCATTCCAGGCAGCACGCCGGAGCCGGAACTGGTGCTGACACTGGCCGAGCTCGCGGTAGCACGCGAGCAGGGCAGGTGGACCGCACGGCTGAACACCACCGGCGATGTCCACTCGCTCCCGGCCTCGGTGCAGCAGCGTCTGCCATTGCCGGTGCGCGTGCGCCTGGAAGTCGGGCCCACCTCGTTCGTGGAGGTGCGTCCACTGCTGCCCGCGCAGACCTTGCCGCTGCCCACCATCGAGGTGGCGGGCGCACGGGTATCCCTCGGCTCACTGGGCCTCGAAATCGCAGCGCTGCGTGTCGAGCTCGCAACGAGCTGGACCGTGGGCGCCGAGCTGGGCCTGGGCCTGCCCCCCGAGCTGAACAACATGTTCGGCCAGTGCGACGGCCAGCCGCGCGTGCGCTTCTTCCGCACGTGGACACCGGACGCGCCGCCGCAGTCCATGGTGCGCGCACGTATCGACCTGGACACGGCGCAGGGGCTGCGCGTCCAGCTCCTCACGTCTCCCCTCCAGGCGATGACCTTCACCCAGGTGGGCACGCAGACGTGGTGCACGCTGGACATGGGCGACTTCGGCGCGGCCCGTCTCCTCGTGCCTGCGATTGCCTACGACGGCGCGAGCTTCCTCGCGCAGGGAGGCTGGGAGCAGCTCCGTCCGCTCTCACTGCCAATGGAGCCGCTGAAGTCACTGCTGTCCGCCTGCGGTATGGAGGCCCTGGCGGACAGCTTCCCGGACGCCGTGCCGCTGCGCGAGGTGAAGCTGCTCGACGCTCAGGGACGCCTGCGCACGGACGCGCTGGAGCGCTTCCTGTCGGACGCCGGTGTCCCCGTGCCAGACGAGGTGCGCAAGGCCCTGGACGTCGTCGCCGAGCGCTTCGAGCACCTGCCCGACACCTTCAAGCGCTACCTCGATATCGTCGTGCCGGACCGCTTCCGCTTCGACTTCGGCGCGACGCCGGACGGCAGCGCGCGCATCCGGGTGGAGACGACAGGAGCGCCGCTCCGGTTGCTGTTGCCCATGGCGGGACCGCTGGGGCCACGGCTGATGGGCGTGGAGCTGCGCAAGCTCGTCTTCGGCGAGCTGATGTCAGGCACGCTGGCCGTCCTCCAGATTGACGCCACCTTCGACACCTTCGACCTCCTCACCCTGGCGGCGGTGCTGCTGCTCCCGCTGGAGTCGCTGCCGCTGATGAAGGACCCACGCGGCCTACGGAACCAGGTGGTGCTGGACGACCTGCTGATGGTCATTCTCTACCAGGCGGGTGTTCCCGTTCCCGTGCCCGTCTTCTTCGACGAGGTGGCGCTGCGCTACCAGGGGCTGGAGGGCCTGTCGCTGGAGACCTCCTTCCGCTTCCCCACGCCGGCCCTCTCACCGTCCGCCGCGATGTCGCTGTTCCGCCAGTTCGAGTCGTTCTTCACACAGCGGGACGCGCTGCTGGACCCGGACGCGGTGCCCGCCGACGCGGACCTCGCCTTCACCATCGGCCCCAACTGGTTCCAGCTCCCGCCGTACCTCGGCGGAGCCACGCTGGGCACGAAGGATGGCCTCGCGCCGCTGCGCGTGTGGCCCTCCATGGCCCGCCTGCTGAACTGGGCGAAGACGTTGGACATGGAGCAGCTCGTGGCCGCCATCCCTCGCGAGGTCCGCGTGGGGAGCGTGGACGTGCGCTTCGTGGGGCTCGGCATCGCCGTGCACTGGGCCGTCACCACGCTGACCGAGCTGCGCGGCCAACCCGACCTGCTGCCCGGAGGCCGCGTCATCTCCATGGACGGGCTGGTCCCCGAGGGCGCGAAGGGCGTCGTCGCGGTGCTGGGCGGGAGCGTCGGCATCGGCCAGAAGCTGATGCTCGCGGCGGACTTCGGGCTCATGGGCTCCACCCAGGGAATGGAGACGGGGTTCCGCTTCGAGGGGAACCTGGCCGACGGGCTGCTCGCGCTGTCCATGAACGGCCGCGTCGCCATCACTCCGGAGCAGGAGCCGGCCTTCGCCGTGCAGGGTGCGCTGGCGCTCACCGCGGACGGAAGCCCGGTGCTGACGGGCTCCGTCTCCGCCACCGACTCGCGCTTCGAATTGGAGGCCATGCTGGACCTGCTGCCCGGCGTCCCCCAGCTCCAGGTGGGCGGACAGGTGCGCGGGCACCTGGACTCGGACAGCTTCCTCCTCCAGGGCACGGCGCGAGTCACCGTGGCGGGGTGGGACGCGCTGGGCGCGCTGAGCACCACCGTGAGCAGCGACGGCGCGCTCCTTCAAGGGACGCTGCTGGGACAGACGCTCCAGCTCGCGCTGGCCCGGCCCTCGCGGGTGCCCGACCTGCCTCCGGGCTTCGAGCAGTCGAAGCTCGTGCTCTCCGCGCGGCTGGACGGAGGCCTCCAGCTTCCCGGCTTCAGCCTGGGCAACAGTGCACGCGTCGTCGTCGGAGGCGACGCGAGCGGGCGGCCGCGCCTGGTGGTGGGCGCGCGGGTGAGCCTCCTGGACCTGGCCGACGCGCGCGCGGTGGTGGAACTGTCCGCCGCCGGCTTCGCCTTCCGGGCGGAGGGCCGCGTGTTCGAGCTGTTCCAGGCGCGAGTCGATGCCTCGGGTGCCTCGCTGACGTCCGTGAAGGACTTCCAGGTGGCGGTGGACCTGTCGCTGGGAGACTTCTTCACCGTGCTGGCGAAGGCGTGCGCGGACGCCATCCGGGATGCCGCGAGCGTGGCCGCGGCGGCAGTACGCGCCGGAGGCACGACGCTGGACGCCGCCCGCGGGACGCTCACGGCGGCGGAGGGCACGCTGACGGGAGCGCAGAAGGTGCTGGACGCGGCGAAGGAGGCGCTGCGGCTCGCCACCAGGACGATGGACGCGGCCAAGGCCGGCTTGTCCACCGCTCGCGGCGCGCTCGCGGCGGCGGAGAAGGCCGTGGAGGTGGCGGCCCAGGCGGTGGAGGCGGCCAAATCCTCTCTCTCGGTGGCCCAGGGAGGACTGGGCGCGGCGCAGAAGAGCGTCAAGGTGGCGGAGGACGCGCTGGACGTGGCCAACGACGCCGCGAAGGCGGCCAACAAGGCGAAGAACTCCTTCCTCGACGCCATCGGCGACGTCGCGAAGTACCTGCTGCCGGAGAAGGACCGGAAGAAGCTCGACCGCCTCATCGACGATGCGAAGCGCAAGAGCGACCTCGCCGACGCCGCGAAGCGCGACCTGGCCGCCGCGATGGGGAAGCTGAGCGTCGTGCAGCAGCAGATTGCGACCGCCGAGCGCGACATCTCGAAGTGGGGAGCGGAGTTTGACCGGGCGTCGAAGGCGGTGCTGTCGCAGACGGAGGCCGTGCGGCAGGCGGAGGCCCAGGTGACGCAGGCGAGCGCGGACGTCGAGCGGGCCCAGCGGGACGTGGACTCGAAGCAGCAGGACGTGGACGCGGCGAAGCGCGCGCTGGACGGCGCGAAGAAGAAGGTGCGCGACGTCCAGGACCAGGTCGTCCAGGCGCAGCGACGCGCCGACCGTCTGGCGGACCTCATCCGCCGCGACGCCGGCACCGTGCCCCTGGTGAAGGTGGAGAGCGCGAGCTTCCGGGGGCAGCTCGACACCGTGTCCGGCGGCCGCGTCTCGCTGGCGGTCCGGCTGGGTGTCCTGGGAGACAAGCCCCAGAGCCTCCAGGTGTCCTACGACTTCCACAATCCGAGCGAGGACGTGAAGGCGTTGGTGGAGCGGCTGCTGGGGCTTCCTCCGCTACCCCTCTTCAGTTGA
- a CDS encoding PH domain-containing protein yields MADETHVWSGTPSQILNLGAFTLWGLLGLTVVLLPISIGVILWKYLVVKNHKYELTNERLKLEYGVLSKTEDVLELYRVQDTQWEQPFLLRLFGLANIYLVTADPTTPVVAIEAVPNAKALHERIRNLVERRRERKHVHEVQTF; encoded by the coding sequence ATGGCCGATGAAACGCATGTGTGGTCCGGCACGCCGTCCCAGATTCTGAACCTCGGCGCCTTCACCCTCTGGGGGCTGCTGGGGCTGACGGTGGTCCTGCTGCCCATCTCCATAGGCGTCATCCTCTGGAAGTATCTGGTCGTGAAGAACCACAAGTACGAGCTGACCAACGAGCGGCTGAAGCTCGAGTACGGCGTGCTCTCGAAGACCGAGGACGTGCTGGAGCTCTACCGCGTGCAGGACACCCAGTGGGAACAGCCCTTCCTGCTGCGCCTGTTCGGCCTGGCCAACATCTATCTCGTCACCGCAGACCCCACCACGCCCGTCGTGGCCATCGAGGCGGTGCCCAACGCCAAGGCGCTGCACGAGCGCATCCGCAACCTCGTCGAGCGCCGGCGCGAGCGGAAGCACGTCCACGAAGTGCAGACGTTCTGA
- a CDS encoding YciI family protein, with translation MRFLSMVRIKEGNGQKPSERLMTEMGKLMQEMTAKGKLIDTAGLRPTSEGFRLRNNHGKFSRTDGPFTETKEVVGGYALLEASSKEEAMELARRFLEVHGEEWDVECEVRQLDSM, from the coding sequence ATGCGCTTCTTGTCCATGGTCCGCATCAAGGAAGGCAACGGCCAGAAGCCCAGCGAGCGGCTGATGACGGAGATGGGGAAGCTGATGCAGGAGATGACCGCCAAGGGCAAGCTCATCGACACCGCCGGCCTGCGGCCCACGTCCGAGGGCTTCCGCCTGCGCAACAACCACGGCAAGTTCAGCCGCACCGACGGGCCGTTCACCGAGACGAAGGAAGTCGTCGGCGGCTACGCGCTGCTCGAGGCCAGCTCGAAGGAGGAGGCCATGGAGCTGGCCCGGCGCTTCCTCGAGGTTCACGGAGAGGAGTGGGACGTCGAGTGCGAGGTGCGCCAGCTGGACAGCATGTAG
- a CDS encoding RNA 2'-phosphotransferase, whose amino-acid sequence MATSHRPERELPALARKSKKLSWLLRHGARESGLTMDSAGFAPISDVLRMTGLSRDELDEVVAENNKSRFEVRGSQVRAVQGHSLEGTPVTLDGLEQSWEEVTADALLYHGTSVDAARAIFSSEGVHSAARTHVHLAATVDAKVGKRAGVDVLLVISPARLRALGLRVFRAPNGVLLARAIPAAAIVNVLAGNGPGNSALAELKRRLVKQAAPPAAGASGS is encoded by the coding sequence ATGGCCACCTCACACCGCCCGGAGAGAGAGCTCCCGGCGCTCGCCAGGAAGTCGAAGAAGCTGTCGTGGTTGCTGCGCCATGGTGCCCGGGAGTCGGGCCTCACCATGGACTCCGCGGGCTTCGCCCCCATCAGCGACGTGCTGCGGATGACGGGGCTGTCGCGCGACGAGCTCGACGAGGTGGTGGCGGAGAACAACAAGTCCCGCTTCGAGGTCCGGGGCTCGCAGGTCCGCGCCGTGCAGGGCCACTCCCTGGAAGGCACGCCCGTGACGCTCGACGGGCTGGAGCAGAGCTGGGAAGAAGTGACGGCGGACGCCCTGCTCTACCACGGCACGTCCGTGGACGCCGCGCGCGCCATCTTCTCCAGCGAGGGTGTGCATTCCGCGGCGCGCACCCACGTGCACCTCGCGGCCACGGTGGACGCCAAGGTGGGCAAGCGGGCCGGCGTGGACGTGCTGCTGGTCATCTCCCCCGCCCGCCTGCGGGCCCTGGGCCTGCGCGTCTTCCGCGCGCCCAACGGCGTCCTCCTCGCACGCGCCATTCCCGCCGCCGCCATCGTCAACGTGCTGGCGGGCAATGGCCCGGGCAACTCCGCGCTCGCGGAGCTGAAGCGACGGCTGGTGAAGCAGGCCGCTCCGCCAGCCGCCGGGGCCTCGGGGAGCTGA
- a CDS encoding LysR family transcriptional regulator, producing the protein MDTDGLRALVAFAEADCNLTLAGRAIGLSQPAMHARLQGVARALETSLYERRGRRLQLTPDGARVLAWARDVLERERALRVELRQGQAEERVVLACGEGALVHVVAERIAPLLRERTGVLSFLVLDGPAAVAAVERGSAHLAVVAGPASSPPGLRSQPLVTAAMLAVAAKQHPLARAGREVEVGTLLEHRLLVPPLGRALRATLEDAASARGRTLEVAAEVTGWEAVCRLAALGVGVGIINDVVATPGLARLSVRGLPPVTYRLLMRRGRGTRLSEEVVRTLLG; encoded by the coding sequence ATGGATACAGATGGGCTTCGTGCCCTGGTGGCGTTCGCGGAGGCTGACTGCAACCTGACGCTCGCGGGGCGCGCCATCGGGCTGTCCCAGCCGGCGATGCACGCGCGGCTGCAAGGGGTGGCCCGGGCGCTGGAGACGTCCCTCTATGAGCGCCGGGGCCGGCGCCTCCAGCTCACTCCGGATGGCGCGCGCGTGCTCGCCTGGGCGCGTGACGTGCTGGAGCGCGAGCGGGCCCTGCGCGTGGAATTGCGGCAGGGACAGGCGGAGGAGCGGGTGGTGCTCGCCTGTGGCGAGGGTGCCCTGGTGCACGTGGTGGCCGAGCGCATCGCTCCGTTGCTGCGCGAGCGGACCGGCGTGCTGTCCTTCCTCGTGCTGGATGGACCGGCCGCCGTCGCCGCGGTGGAGCGCGGCTCGGCGCACCTGGCGGTGGTGGCGGGCCCCGCGTCCAGTCCACCGGGGCTGCGCTCACAGCCGCTCGTCACCGCCGCGATGCTGGCCGTGGCCGCGAAGCAGCACCCGCTGGCGCGGGCGGGACGGGAGGTGGAGGTGGGGACGCTGCTGGAGCATCGGCTCCTGGTGCCTCCGCTCGGCCGCGCCCTGCGCGCCACCCTGGAGGATGCCGCCTCGGCCCGGGGACGGACGCTCGAAGTCGCGGCCGAGGTGACGGGCTGGGAGGCGGTGTGCCGGCTCGCGGCGTTGGGCGTGGGGGTGGGCATCATCAACGACGTCGTGGCCACTCCAGGCCTCGCGCGCCTCTCCGTGCGCGGCCTGCCTCCCGTGACGTACCGGCTGCTGATGCGGCGTGGACGCGGCACGCGGCTCTCGGAAGAGGTGGTGCGGACCCTGCTCGGCTGA
- a CDS encoding prolyl oligopeptidase family serine peptidase, with product MKFPSSALLLFVLTGCATAQHTPPATRDSIEHRAQALRGVYSDHAPTLTHDGRRLVFTSTRSGLSQLYIADVDTPDVAPRQLLSWPEAVSGPLVTWDDTAVIFSADQGGDEQARFYRADMKTGQARCLTPEPLNRDAPLLPESASDQLFYSARTIDSAASAIYVASAVSPGPERKLYQSPGAGSLVDVNQDGTRGLFIRFLTHQNQELELVDLESGQARKLFPQQGNAAITYATFSPDGRALYVATDAGGEGAGVLALDARTGAELARYREQQPPTAAPEVVTVSRQGDVVVATFDAGDHTVMRVLDAHDLRPRSKVDLPLGVVEAGGFSDDGQSFALCTATAEHPCTLQLLSTRTGAIRPLRSEKQEALSSLPPIEASITPIESFDGLRIPTNVFRPKKQGRVPVILFLHGGPAGASKVGWNPSRRLFLSEGYAVVEPNIRGSGGFGRTYEAADDGPKRWDSFRDIEAVRAWAERQPWADAQRLIIMGGSYGGFLVLSEISRSPGKWRAAVDLFGIADFISFMATTKGGVRENYLHEIGDPEKDRDLLTRLSPINAADAIRTPLFVYTGANDPRVPLAQSRLIVDALKRRGVPVEFMVGANEGHGVARRENQVEMDTRVMRFLEAQLGSPPAAQSAASSHR from the coding sequence ATGAAATTTCCCTCCTCCGCGCTTCTCCTCTTCGTGCTCACGGGCTGTGCCACGGCCCAACACACTCCGCCGGCCACCCGCGACAGCATCGAACACCGCGCCCAGGCCCTTCGCGGCGTGTACAGCGACCACGCTCCGACGCTGACCCATGATGGACGGCGGCTGGTCTTCACCTCCACCCGGAGCGGCCTCTCTCAGCTCTACATCGCGGACGTGGACACGCCAGACGTGGCCCCCCGTCAGCTGCTGAGCTGGCCGGAGGCGGTATCGGGGCCGCTCGTCACCTGGGATGACACGGCCGTCATCTTCTCCGCGGACCAGGGTGGAGACGAGCAGGCGCGCTTCTACCGCGCGGACATGAAGACCGGGCAGGCGCGGTGCCTCACCCCGGAGCCCCTGAATCGGGATGCGCCCCTCCTTCCGGAGAGCGCGAGCGACCAGCTCTTCTACAGCGCGCGCACCATCGACTCGGCGGCCTCGGCCATCTACGTCGCCTCCGCGGTGTCACCGGGGCCGGAGCGGAAGCTCTACCAGAGCCCCGGCGCCGGCTCGTTGGTGGACGTCAACCAGGACGGCACGCGCGGGCTGTTCATCCGGTTCCTCACGCACCAGAACCAGGAGCTGGAGCTCGTGGACCTGGAGTCCGGTCAGGCCCGGAAGCTCTTTCCCCAGCAAGGCAACGCGGCGATTACCTACGCCACGTTCTCTCCGGACGGGCGCGCGCTCTATGTCGCGACCGATGCGGGCGGGGAGGGCGCGGGGGTCCTCGCGCTCGATGCCAGGACCGGAGCCGAGCTCGCGCGCTACCGGGAGCAGCAGCCCCCCACGGCCGCGCCGGAAGTCGTGACGGTCTCCAGACAGGGAGACGTGGTCGTCGCCACCTTCGACGCCGGAGACCACACCGTCATGCGGGTGCTGGACGCGCATGACCTGCGCCCTCGCTCGAAGGTCGACCTTCCCCTCGGCGTCGTCGAGGCGGGAGGCTTCTCCGACGACGGCCAGAGCTTCGCGCTGTGCACGGCGACGGCCGAGCATCCCTGCACGCTCCAGCTGCTCTCCACGCGGACCGGTGCCATCCGCCCGCTGCGGAGCGAGAAGCAGGAGGCCCTGTCGTCCCTGCCGCCCATCGAGGCCTCCATCACGCCCATCGAGAGCTTCGATGGCCTGCGCATCCCCACCAATGTCTTCCGGCCGAAGAAGCAGGGAAGGGTGCCCGTCATCCTCTTCCTGCACGGAGGGCCCGCCGGAGCGTCCAAGGTCGGCTGGAATCCCAGCCGCCGGCTCTTCCTCTCCGAGGGCTATGCCGTGGTGGAGCCGAACATCCGTGGCTCCGGAGGCTTCGGGCGCACGTACGAAGCGGCGGACGATGGTCCGAAGCGGTGGGATTCGTTCCGGGACATCGAAGCGGTCCGCGCGTGGGCGGAGCGGCAGCCGTGGGCGGACGCGCAGCGCCTCATCATCATGGGCGGGAGCTATGGAGGCTTCCTCGTCCTGAGCGAAATCTCGCGGAGCCCCGGGAAGTGGCGTGCCGCCGTGGACCTCTTCGGCATCGCGGACTTCATCAGCTTCATGGCGACGACGAAGGGGGGCGTGCGTGAGAACTACCTCCACGAAATCGGAGACCCGGAGAAGGACCGGGACCTCCTCACGCGCCTGTCACCCATCAACGCGGCGGACGCCATCCGTACGCCGCTCTTCGTGTACACGGGAGCCAATGACCCGCGAGTCCCCCTGGCCCAGTCCCGGCTCATCGTCGATGCGCTGAAGCGCCGGGGTGTGCCTGTCGAGTTCATGGTGGGCGCGAACGAAGGCCATGGCGTGGCGCGCCGGGAGAATCAGGTCGAGATGGACACGCGAGTCATGCGCTTCCTGGAGGCACAGCTCGGCAGCCCTCCCGCGGCGCAGTCAGCCGCGAGCAGTCACCGCTGA
- a CDS encoding CARDB domain-containing protein: MTVSNVWLGNLRPALVVLGALAMSGCNMGPVDAEGEPLAESEAQMQCNDCEPPPPVEDPLPPAPDLRPINSSAGNPYCVISWANNQPLLGVLVKNVGDATAPASTTRVRFTWATGYSESFEATPSLAPGGTRYHWVYIPQSCWDPYCDFQYDADYGNVVAESSETNNSATGYCTVL; encoded by the coding sequence ATGACTGTCAGCAATGTCTGGCTGGGAAACCTGCGCCCGGCCCTGGTGGTTCTCGGCGCGCTCGCGATGTCCGGCTGCAACATGGGCCCTGTCGACGCCGAAGGCGAGCCGCTCGCGGAGAGCGAAGCGCAGATGCAGTGCAACGATTGCGAGCCGCCGCCTCCGGTGGAGGACCCGCTCCCGCCCGCGCCGGACCTCCGTCCCATCAACTCGTCGGCCGGCAACCCGTACTGCGTCATCTCCTGGGCCAACAACCAGCCGCTCCTCGGCGTGCTCGTGAAGAACGTGGGTGACGCGACGGCCCCCGCGTCGACGACGCGCGTGCGCTTCACCTGGGCGACCGGCTACTCGGAGTCCTTCGAGGCCACGCCCAGCCTCGCGCCGGGCGGGACGCGCTACCACTGGGTCTACATCCCCCAGAGCTGCTGGGACCCCTACTGCGACTTCCAGTACGACGCCGACTACGGAAATGTCGTGGCGGAGAGCAGCGAGACCAACAACTCCGCGACGGGCTACTGCACCGTCCTGTGA